The following are encoded in a window of Harmonia axyridis chromosome 7, icHarAxyr1.1, whole genome shotgun sequence genomic DNA:
- the LOC123684453 gene encoding leucine-rich repeat-containing protein 24-like — MAVIFVVLLMITLASASPDWTDCQLPCVCKWSGGKRSAVCKSGGLTSVPNSLDSDLQVLYLSQNHIKYLPKDAFKNAGLMNLQRIYLIKNGLLELNQDAFNELLILIEIDLSHNALTSLHPLTFHGNERLKVLFLSGNPLTQLIEKQFPPLPHLRILDLEGCRIEYIHKDAFVNLGSLESLNLKYNLLKNVSETTFMNFAHLKTLQLDGNPWRCDCELRGFRNWFLASNLHSTSLSCSEPDFLYERHWENVNSEEFACLPQVAVSPQNEVQAEAGGNVTFGCHIQGDPEPQVWWLYEGYPINHTWIVIEAEEGLLDKWANISIFNVSDADVGVYTCMAKNVLDTVVQNVSLVLPEVATATTVIKSDVGFVWWTMVVVGVAVGFSAFCTMIAVYCARSSRRRGHDIKASVSFTDQEKKLLDVSIATTTDRGTGSCEGLGPEVDLVDPPVLITIEREPLPMTVFPPPPEFSGNILPVAPYGNIFISVSLSRDHHEPSQRQGPDLLDLSHRSKMVYHGMATLPRRQNPIAQYDNMGPRVTACGSSTLSLPDSTMDEVTPTPMPSSCVPLNPEFVSL, encoded by the coding sequence ATGGCGGTAATCTTCGTTGTTCTACTGATGATTACCCTGGCTTCAGCCTCACCAGATTGGACTGACTGCCAACTGCCATGTGTTTGTAAATGGAGTGGTGGTAAAAGAAGTGCGGTTTGTAAGAGTGGTGGACTGACATCTGTGCCAAACTCCTTGGACTCCGACTTGCAGGTTTTGTATCTGTCTCAGAACCATATCAAGTACCTGCCAAAGGACGCTTTCAAAAACGCTGGTTTGATGAATCTCCAAAGGATATATCTCATTAAGAACGGTTTGTTGGAATTGAACCAAGACGCCTTCAACGAACTCCTCATCCTGATAGAAATCGACTTATCTCACAACGCGTTGACCAGCCTGCATCCCTTAACATTCCACGGAAACGAAAGACTGAAAGTTCTGTTCTTATCCGGAAATCCTCTGACTCAATTGATCGAAAAACAATTTCCTCCATTGCCTCATCTCCGAATATTAGATTTGGAAGGTTGCCGGATTGAATACATCCACAAAGACGCTTTCGTGAACTTGGGCTCTCTGGAATCCCTGAATCTCAAATACAACCTTCTGAAGAATGTGTCCGAAACAACGTTCATGAATTTTGCTCACCTGAAGACGCTACAATTAGACGGCAACCCATGGAGGTGCGATTGCGAGCTGAGAGGATTCAGGAATTGGTTTTTAGCCAGCAATTTACATTCAACCTCGCTGTCATGTTCCGAGCCGGATTTCCTGTACGAACGTCACTGGGAAAATGTAAATTCCGAGGAGTTCGCCTGCTTGCCTCAAGTGGCTGTTTCTCCTCAAAACGAAGTACAGGCCGAGGCTGGCGGAAACGTGACATTTGGCTGTCACATCCAAGGAGATCCGGAACCGCAGGTGTGGTGGCTGTATGAAGGATATCCCATCAATCACACGTGGATTGTCATCGAGGCTGAAGAGGGTCTTCTAGATAAGTGGGCGAACATTAGTATATTTAACGTGAGTGATGCGGACGTGGGTGTGTATACGTGTATGGCGAAGAATGTCCTGGATACCGTCGTGCAAAACGTCAGTTTAGTTCTGCCGGAGGTCGCTACTGCGACGACTGTTATCAAGTCGGACGTAGGTTTCGTGTGGTGGACAATGGTTGTGGTCGGTGTGGCCGTCGGGTTCTCCGCGTTCTGTACCATGATCGCGGTGTACTGTGCTCGAAGCTCCAGAAGACGTGGGCACGACATTAAAGCCAGTGTTAGTTTTACGGACCAAGAGAAAAAACTGCTAGATGTAAGCATCGCGACCACTACCGATCGCGGTACCGGAAGTTGTGAAGGTTTGGGACCTGAAGTTGACCTAGTGGATCCTCCGGTGTTGATAACCATCGAAAGAGAACCTTTACCGATGACTGTGTTTCCTCCTCCTCCGGAGTTTTCTGGTAATATTCTTCCTGTTGCTCCCTAcggtaatattttcatttccgtttCGTTGagtcgggatcatcacgaaccgAGTCAGAGACAGGGTCCGGATTTACTAGACCTGTCCCATAGGTCGAAAATGGTGTACCATGGAATGGCCACCTTGCCCAGAAGACAGAACCCCATTGCTCAGTACGACAATATGGGACCTAGGGTGACTGCTTGTGGTAGCTCAACGCTCTCCTTGCCCGACTCAACCATGGACGAAGTGACGCCCACGCCAATGCCCTCAAGTTGTGTCCCCCTGAATCCAGAGTTTGTATCTCTGTAA